A region of Vitis riparia cultivar Riparia Gloire de Montpellier isolate 1030 chromosome 1, EGFV_Vit.rip_1.0, whole genome shotgun sequence DNA encodes the following proteins:
- the LOC117923375 gene encoding AP2-like ethylene-responsive transcription factor At1g16060 isoform X1, with translation MEMTTVKSELGLERGRLCTAETDALEVTKCVKRRRRDPSAVTPGCSKQGEQQKQVLLQAGQSITAIATTMKRSSRFRGVSRHRWTGRFEAHLWDKGSWNVTQRKKGKQVYLGAYDEEESAARAYDLAALKYWGPSTFTNFPVSDYEKEIEIMQGLTKEEYLASLRRRSSGFSRGVSKYRGVARHHHNGRWEARIGRVFGNKYLYLGTYSECTQEEAAHAYDIAAIEYRGINAVTNFELSTYVRWLRPRATALTPQEPRSNSTMQASSNCLPNEEVELSFLSPNPFTVDDLATPLKQEKFQREVSISPCTKSSSPTALSLLHRSSVFRQLVEKNSNSIE, from the exons ATGGAGATGACTACTGTGAAATCTGAATTAGGCCTGGAAAGGGGCCGCTTGTGCACTGCAGAAACTGATGCTTTGGAGGTGACCAAGTGTGTtaagagaaggagaagagaTCCATCAGCAGTTACACCCGGATGCAGTAAACAAGGAGAGCAGCAGAAGCAGGTGTTGCTGCAGGCTGGGCAATCCATTACTGCCATTGCCACTACTATGAAGAGAAGTTCAAGATTCAGGGGTGTTAGCAG ACATAGATGGACAGGGAGGTTTGAGGCTCATTTATGGGATAAAGGGTCCTGGAATGTGACACAGAGAAAAAAGGGAAAGCAAG TCTATCTTG GAGCttatgatgaagaagaatctgCTGCAAGAGCGTATGACTTGGCTGCACTGAAGTATTGGGGGCCATCAACTTTTACCAATTTCCCA GTATCAGATTATGAGAAGGAGATTGAAATAATGCAGGGTCTAACAAAGGAGGAATACTTGGCTTCTTTAAGAAG GAGAAGCAGTGGTTTTTCAAGAGGAGTGTCCAAGTACAGAGGAGTTGCAAG GCATCATCACAACGGAAGATGGGAAGCAAGGATTGGGAGGGTGTTTGGAAACAAGTATCTCTACCTTGGAACTTACAGTGAGT GTACCCAAGAAGAGGCTGCTCATGCTTATGACATTGCAGCAATTGAGTACAGAGGGATCAATGCTGTAACAAACTTCGAGTTGAGCACATACGTAAGGTGGCTAAGGCCCAGAGCCACTGCTCTTACCCCTCAGGAACCAAGATCAAATTCAACAATGCAAGCATCCTCTAACTGCCTTCCAAATGAGGAAGTAGAGCTTTCCTTCCTCAGCCCCAATCCTTTTACAGTAGATGACTTGGCAACTCCTCTAAAGCAAGAAAAGTTCCAAAGAGAGGTTTCCATCAGCCCTTGCACCAAGTCATCTTCGCCAACTGCACTAAGTCTCCTCCATAGATCTTCAGTATTTAGACAACTGGTGGAGAAGAATTCGAACAGCATCGAATAA
- the LOC117923375 gene encoding AP2-like ethylene-responsive transcription factor At1g16060 isoform X2 encodes MEMTTVKSELGLERGRLCTAETDALEVTKCVKRRRRDPSAVTPGCSKQGEQQKQVLLQAGQSITAIATTMKRSSRFRGVSRHRWTGRFEAHLWDKGSWNVTQRKKGKQVYLGAYDEEESAARAYDLAALKYWGPSTFTNFPVSDYEKEIEIMQGLTKEEYLASLRRRSSGFSRGVSKYRGVARHHHNGRWEARIGRVFGNKYLYLGTYSTQEEAAHAYDIAAIEYRGINAVTNFELSTYVRWLRPRATALTPQEPRSNSTMQASSNCLPNEEVELSFLSPNPFTVDDLATPLKQEKFQREVSISPCTKSSSPTALSLLHRSSVFRQLVEKNSNSIE; translated from the exons ATGGAGATGACTACTGTGAAATCTGAATTAGGCCTGGAAAGGGGCCGCTTGTGCACTGCAGAAACTGATGCTTTGGAGGTGACCAAGTGTGTtaagagaaggagaagagaTCCATCAGCAGTTACACCCGGATGCAGTAAACAAGGAGAGCAGCAGAAGCAGGTGTTGCTGCAGGCTGGGCAATCCATTACTGCCATTGCCACTACTATGAAGAGAAGTTCAAGATTCAGGGGTGTTAGCAG ACATAGATGGACAGGGAGGTTTGAGGCTCATTTATGGGATAAAGGGTCCTGGAATGTGACACAGAGAAAAAAGGGAAAGCAAG TCTATCTTG GAGCttatgatgaagaagaatctgCTGCAAGAGCGTATGACTTGGCTGCACTGAAGTATTGGGGGCCATCAACTTTTACCAATTTCCCA GTATCAGATTATGAGAAGGAGATTGAAATAATGCAGGGTCTAACAAAGGAGGAATACTTGGCTTCTTTAAGAAG GAGAAGCAGTGGTTTTTCAAGAGGAGTGTCCAAGTACAGAGGAGTTGCAAG GCATCATCACAACGGAAGATGGGAAGCAAGGATTGGGAGGGTGTTTGGAAACAAGTATCTCTACCTTGGAACTTACA GTACCCAAGAAGAGGCTGCTCATGCTTATGACATTGCAGCAATTGAGTACAGAGGGATCAATGCTGTAACAAACTTCGAGTTGAGCACATACGTAAGGTGGCTAAGGCCCAGAGCCACTGCTCTTACCCCTCAGGAACCAAGATCAAATTCAACAATGCAAGCATCCTCTAACTGCCTTCCAAATGAGGAAGTAGAGCTTTCCTTCCTCAGCCCCAATCCTTTTACAGTAGATGACTTGGCAACTCCTCTAAAGCAAGAAAAGTTCCAAAGAGAGGTTTCCATCAGCCCTTGCACCAAGTCATCTTCGCCAACTGCACTAAGTCTCCTCCATAGATCTTCAGTATTTAGACAACTGGTGGAGAAGAATTCGAACAGCATCGAATAA